The following nucleotide sequence is from Anaerobiospirillum thomasii.
TTCCAAATACGGAGTCTTTATTAAGCTTTGGCACGAGCAAGTCTCCTCTTGATGTTGCGTTGTGTTGCTAGGTAATCAAACAGTGGTGCAAAGCAGTTTGCAAACAGGATTGCCAGCATCATACCCTCTGGGTATGCAGGGTTTACAACGCGGATGAGCACTACCATGACACCGATCAGGATACCAAAGGCCCACTTACCGCTGTTGGTAAAGGAGCTTGATACTGGATCTGTAGCCATGAAAATCATACCGAAGGCGAAACCGCCTAATACGATGTGCCATATGATTGTCATTGAAAACATATTGTTGGTTTCAGAACCGATGGCATTGAACATTGATGAGCACAGGAAGGCACCAATTACTACACCGGCCATGATACGCCATGAGGCAATACCAGTTGCAACGATGATAAGGCCACCAACCAGGATCATAAGTGTTGAAACCTCACCCATGGAACCTGGAATGTTACCTAAGAAGGCATCCATCCATGAGATCTTCTCGCCGGCAAAGTTTACAAGTGCGCTCTCGCCACCTTCTGACCACTGTGCCAGAGGAGTGGCACCGGAAAAGCCATCTACTGGAACCCAGCAGTTGGTACCTGAAATATTGGCAGGATAGGAGAAGAATAAGAATGCACGGCCAGCTAAGGCAGGGTTCATGAAGTTACGTCCGGTACCACCGAAAATTTCCTTGGCAATAACTACACCAAAGGAAATACCTAAGGCAGCCTGCCACAGAGGAATTGTTGGAGGCAGAATCAGAGCAAAGAGGATAGATGTTACGAAGAAACCCTCGTTAACCTCGTGGCCTCTGACCAGACAGAACAGAACTTCCCAGAAAGCACCAACTGCAAACACAACCAGATATACAGGCAGGAAGTATACTGCACCGATAATCATCTTGGAGCAGATACCGGCATCAGTACCTAATGATGCGCCTAACATCTGAATGATGGCATAGTGGTAGTTCTCAGAAACCAGAGCATATGATGCTGAAGCAATCTCGGCGCCATTTGGCATGGAGGCAATTGCCATAACTGTCTGAGCACCAACGTTGTACCAGCCATAGAACATGGCAGGGAACACGGCAAACCAGACAATAATCATAATACGCTTTAAGTCAATGAAATCACGTACGTGAGTCTGACCCTTAGTTACTGTACCTGGGGTATAAAGTAAGGTGAAAGTAGCTTCATAAAGAGGGTAGAACTTCTCAAGCACACCACCCTTTTCAAACATAGGTGCTACTTTTTTCATCATATCAAGGAGCACGGCTTAACCCTCCAGTTCAATCTTGGTTAAGCTTCTTCTAATCAGGCGACCATAATCAGTCTTGGCCGGACATGCATAGGTGCAAAGAGCAACATCTTCCTCAGCGAGCTCTAAAATACCTAACATCTTGGCCTGATCTACGTCATTGATTTCAATGGCGCGAAGCAGCATAGTAGGCTCCATATCTAAAGGCATGACCTTCTCATATGTGCCAATTGGTACCATAGAACGCGAACCACCATTAACAGCAGTATTGATAATATATGATGCTGGCTTTACTAATGATGATGCGTAGGCAGTTGAAACACTGTGACGTCTAAAGCCTGGGGTTAACCAGCCTAAGAACTCATTTACAGTACCTTCCTCAATAATTGAAACTTGTCTGTGATAACGGCCAAGGTAGGCATATGGACCTACTGCCTTGTTGCCCCACAGCACACTGCCGGCAATTACACGCACGCCATACTGTGACTCTACAATCTCATTGGCTGTAAGCTCAGCTACTGATGCGCCCTGCAGTGTCTCTACAAGTCTTGGTTCCTTTGCGTTTGGACCGCTGATGGCAATAATACGCTTGTTGTAGTATTCACCCTCAACAAAGAGATGACCAATAGCAATAACATCCTGATAGCCAATGTGCCATACAGTCTTGGTCTCTGATACCGGATCAACAAAATGGATGTGAGTGCCTGGCAGACCTGCAGGATGAGGACCTACGAAAACCACCTCTTCAACGTTGGTTGCATTGCAGGTTGGCAGAGATCTGTCATCCTTGCATACATAAACCTTGAAATCTCCAAGACGGCTTAAAACCATAAGACCGTTTACAAAAGCCTCAGACTCTCTGTCGATTACAACTTTGGCGTCAGCTGAGCCTGGCTCTGTATCCATGGCGGTGACGAAAATTGAATGAGGCAGTGATTTTACTGATGGGATCTTGTCAAAAGGACGTGTTCTAAATGCTGTCCACATTCCTGACTCTACAAGCTCATCAATAACTTCACTTGGTGTAAGATCAGTTAATTTCTCTTTTGGTGTCTTCTTAAATTCCACACCCTTTGCTGAGGCATCAACTTCAATAACTACCGACTGGAATGCACGGCGCTCACCACGATTTACTGCAACTACTTTGCCAGATGCAGGAGCGGTAAAGCGTGTTCCAGGGTTTTTCTTATCCTCGAACAGTACCTGTCCCTTCTTTACGGTATTGCCTACTTCAACAGCCATTGATGGACGCAGTCCGTGGTAATCAGTGCCCAAAAGAGCAACATGAGATACCGCAGGAGCCTGTCCAATCACTTGCTGTGGCTTACCGCTAAGTGGCAGATCCAATCCTTTTTTGATGTTAATCATAGGCGGTTCCAATTCAAATTCTAAGGGATAATATCCCCACTTCTTTGTATGCCCCTTGTAGAAATATCTGTTCACAGATAACCCTACCACAGGTGGCAAGTTTACAAATTCATTATTTTAACATAATTTATCTAAGCTTTAAAATTTTACCAAGGCTTGCAAGTTCAGCTCTACTCACATTATTTTTTACAGCTCTAAATATATTTAATACTAATGTGATGCAGATCGTTATCTATATGGAGGAGCCCATTTTTTGAGCCATCAGATCAGATCAATTTATAAGGAATATGATATGAAGATCACAAAATACGATAAAAATTATAATTTGTATCTATAAGTTGTTAAAAGTAAAAAAGCTGTGCAACAGGGCTGTGCCTAGGCCCCTGCCACACTCTCATCCTTTTGATTAAAAGGTGCTACATAAAATAAAAGCAGCATACCAGGAATGGCAAGTACAGTACATAACATAAAAAAGCGCTCCCAGCCCAAAGCCTCAACTAAAAAGCCTGTGGTGGCATTGCAAAATGTGCGTGGCACGGCAGAGAGTGAGGTTAAAAGTGCAATCTGTGTGGCTGTATACAAAGGATTGGTCTCACGGGCGATATAGGAGACAAAGGCTGCTGTTCCTAAGCCTGCACCTAAAAATTCGGCACAGACCACAGCAGATAAAATCAGAATTGAAGGAGTACCATATCGGCCCATGTAGGCTAAAAGCACAAAGCCTAAAATAGTTACAAGCTGCACCAGGCCAAAAAGCCACAGAGCTCTGTTAATACCTATTTTAAGCATGATAACACCGCCTGCAAGACCACCTATGACAGTAGACCACAGACCTACATTTTTAACCACTATGCCAATAGTGGTCAGATCATAATCAAGGTCAATATAAAAAGGGGTGGCCAGGGCCACAGCCATAGAATCACCAAGTTTATATAAAAATACAAAAAGCACGCAGATCAGAGCTGCCTTGATACCGCGCCTTTGAATAAACTCCCTGAATGGATCAACTACCGCCTCCTTTAGCGATCTTTGCTTTACACTTACCTGCGGCTCTTTTATAAACAGAGCTAAAAGCACATTGGGCAGCATAAAAAGTGCAGTGATGAAAAAGACCATATCCCAGGCTATAAAATCTGCAAGTATTAAGGACAGACCTCCTGGCACTAAGGATGAGACCTTATAGGAGTTTACAAAAATTGAATTACCAAGCCCCAGTTCATTATCAGTTAGAATCTCACGTCTGTAGGCATCAAGCACTATATCCTGTGTAGCAGAGATAAAGGCTACAAAAAAGGCTATAAGAGAGATAAAGGCAATAGACTCTTTTGGAGGAGTAAGACCCATAAGGCCAATGGCAATGGTTAAAAGCAGTGCTGTTACAAGCATCCAGCTTTTACGCCTGCCGCCTTTGAACAGGGTATAGCGATCTACAAAGGGAGCCCACAGAAATTTCCAGGTATAGGGAAACATGATAAGCGACATGGCCCCTATGACATTAAGATCAAGCCCCTCTTTGGCAAGATAGGCCGACAGCAGATTTAAAAGAACAAATAAAGGCATGCCAGAGCCAAAACCTGTAATAATACAGATGGCCATTTTTTTAGAAAAAATCTGCCTTAATACAGAAGTCTTGACTGCTGTATCTGCTGTGCAAGCCTCGCTCATAACTAGTCTCTGAAATTATTAAACTGCAGAGGCTGTCCCATATCCTCATTACGCAGCAGTGCAATCACGGCCTGCAGATCATCTCTTTTCTTGCCGGTAACACGCACTGTGTCGTCATTCATCTTGGCATCAACCTTGATCTTGGCATCTTTAATCTTTTTGACTATCTTCTTGCCAAGCTCCTTGTCAATGCCCTGCTTGAAGGTAACTGTCTGAATAGACTTCTTGCCAGAGCGTGTAATCTCACCAAAATCAACAGCTGTAACCTCAATATTTCTTTTAACGAGCTTAGAGAGCAGAATCTCATCCATCTGCTGCACCTGAAATTCCTCATCAGCCTCTAATTTGACACTTGAGTCTGCCTTTGAGTACTCAAATTTGGCATCAGTCCCCCTAAAGTCATAGCGGGTGGAAAGTTCACGATTGGCGTTTTCTATAGCGTTCTGTAATTCGTCTTTTTTAATCTCTGATACAACATCAAATGATGGCATTGCTATTCTCCTACTTTTAATCCACGCTCTGTACCATAGTTTCAAGCTACATAAGCTCTTTTTGTGCTCTTTTATATACTGATAAGGCATCAAGACCTACAAACTCAAGAAGCTCGCCTCTTGTGCCCTCATCGATAAATTTATCAGGTAAACCTAAATTTACAACCTTGCAGTCACACTTATCATCAAAGATAATCTTGGACACATCCTGACCAACACCACCTTCAATACAGCCATCCTCAGCTGTAATAACAAGACGGTGGCTGCGGGCCATATCAAGTACAAGATCTGTATCAAGAGGCTTGATAAAGCGCATGTCACACAACGTATAACCCTGCTCCTGACACATGGTAAGATAATCTACAGATAATGAACCAAAGGCCAGCACACAGACATCAGAGCCCTGGTGTAGCACACGGCCCCTTCCTATTTCAATTCTGTCCTCAAGACTAATACCCTCAAGTGAACCTGTGGCATTAGTACGCGGATAGCGCACAGCCGTAGGACCATTTATGCCATAGGCTGTATTTAAAGCCATATACAGCTCTTTTGCATCTGATGGACAGAAGATTGTAAAGTTTGGAATTATCTTTAAAAAGCCTATATCAAAGGCACCCTGATGGGTGGCACCATCCGGACCTACAAGACCTGCACGGTCAATGGCCAGCATTATAGGCAGATTCTGTATGGCAATATCATGAATCACACCGTCATAGGCACGCTGCAGAAATGATGAGTAGATGGCAACCACAGGACGCATACCACCTGCAGCAAGACCTGAGGCAAAGACCACAGCATGCTGCTCGGCAATTGCCACATCAAAAAAGTTCTTAGGATAGCGCTGGGCAAACTCCTCAAGCGCTGAACCTATGCGCATGGCTGGTGTAATAGCTGTAATCTTGCTGTCTTTTTCAGCCGCATCACAGATCCATCTGCCAAATACAGCTGAAAATGATTTATCCACCTTCTTTACGGTAGTGTCAATACCCTTGGACGGATCAAAGGTAGGCACACCATGATAGGTTATAGGATCCTCCTCAGCCTTGGCATAACCCTTGCCCTTGGTAGTCAGTACATGTAAAAACTGCAGACCGCCCAGCTCCTTTACATTCTGCAGTATAGGAATAAGACGTCTTAAATCATGACCATCTACAGGGCCTATGTAATTAAAGCCAAACTCTTCAAATAAAGTACCTGGCAACAGCATACCCTTGGCATGCTCCTGGGCGCGCAGAGCAAAATCACGCACGGCCGGCACTATTTCCAGTACCTTTTTTCCGCTCTCTACAAATTTGGCATAAGGCTGAGATGAAAGCAGATGAGACAGACCCTGTGAAAGTGTTCCTACATTCTCAGAAATACTCATCTCATTGTCATTTAAAATAACGGTAAGATCTATACCCTCAATTTCAGCGGCATGATTTAAAGCCTCAAAGGCACAGCCTCCAGATAAGGCACCATCTCCAATAACTGCCACAACCTTGGTTTTGCGTCCTAAATTTCTGTTGGCTACAGCCATACCTATGGCAGAACCTATAGAGGTTGAAGCATGACCTGTTGATAAATGATCATAGGCAGTCTCGCCTCTTTTAATAAAGGCGTGCAGACCATCCTTATGTCTTATGGTATGCAGTCTGTCTTTAGATCCTGTCAGTATCTTGTGTGGATAGGCCTGATGACCAACATCCCAGATAATTACATCATCAGGTGTATCATATACATAGTGCAGAGCTACAGTAAGCTCCACTACACCTAGTCCTGAGGCAAAATGACCTGAGGTTTTACTTACAGTATCAATAATGCATTGTCTTATCTCAGTGCACAGACCATTAAGATCTCTTTTGCGCATCGCTCTAAGATCTGAAGCATCAGAAATGTTCTCTAAAAAATGCGTTGTTGAGCCAAGCTCCTGTAATTCATCTGATGCCACTGTTAATGATCTCTCTGTACACAAAATAAAGCAAACTCTCTTAGCAAGGAAGTATCAGATGCAACAGCATCTAAAGCCTCCACAGCCTCACTGGCAGTCTTTATGGCAAGCTCTCTGGCCTTGTCAAGACCTAAAAGACTTGGATAGGTACTCTTGTCAAGACTGATATCAGAGCCTGCCTTTTTACCTAAAATACTTGTATCACCAATTACGTCAAGCACATCATCCCAGATCTGAAAGGCTACACCTACTTTTTTGGCATAAGTATGCAAAGCATCATAGGTTGTGCGCTCACTCTCATCAAGCAGTGAAGCTGCCATAAGCACACTAGCACAGATAAGAGCTCCTGTTTTTTTAGAGTGCAGAAGCTGCATAGTTTCAAGGCCTACAGCGCAGCCCTCTGCAGCAAGATCCATGGCCTGTCCGCCGCACATGCCTTTATAACCTGCAAGTGTTGACAGCAACGACACCATTTTAATAGTGGCACATGGATTATTTTTATTATCTGATAAAAATTCAAAGGCCAGAGTCTGCAGCGCATCGCCTGCAAGCAAAGCTGTTGCCTGACCGAATTTCTTGTGCACCGACGGCAGACCGCGACGCAGCTCGTCATTGTCCATCTCGGGCATATCATCATGAATTAAAGAGTATGCATGAATGCATTCGACGGCACAGGCGGCATTATCAACTTCACTAAAATCAAGACCTAAGGCCTTGGCAGTTGCATATACTAAAAAGGGACGTGATCTCTTACCGCCCAGCATCAGACCATAGGTCATGGCCTCTTTTAGATCGGCAGCATCATTGTCAAGACTGTCTATTTTAATTTTAAGCCTTGCATCAACCCTGCTGCGGATCAGAGAAAAAAACTCTTTAAATTCCATAATAGCAATTAATGTTTAAAACAAGATAAAACTAGAATACATCATCAGAGCCATTGCTCTCGTTAAGAGCGGCCATAGCCTCACCGGCCTGAGCCCTGGTCTGCATGACCTTCTGTTTCATCTCCATCAGAGTTTTGCGGCATGCAAGAGCCTTGTGCATACCCTGTGAGTACAAGGCAATAGCCTCATCTACAGGCAGCTCTCCATACTCAATTTTTGCTGTCAGCTCCTCAAGCTCACGCAGTGAAGCCTCAAGGGATGACATTTTTACATTGGCAGTCTCTGACATAATACAATCCTACAAATAAGCAAAACCGCCCCTGCAATGAGGGCGGTCATATATATTAAGAGCGCAGTGTGGCTGCAAATGATTTTTCAGCAAGAGCAATTATCTTCTGACTTAACTCATCTACAGTGCCATCCTCTAAAGTACGCTCCTTATCCTGCAGTGTAACTGACAGGGCAATACTTCTTTTGTCCTCACCAAGGCTCTCACCTTCAAAGACGTCAAAAATATTGACATCGCTGACAATTGAGCCAAGCTCACTGACAATAGCAGCGCTAAGATCGGATGCTCTGACCTCCTTTGATACCACAAAGGCAAAGTCACGACGTATTGACGGGAATTTTGAAATCTCGCTAAATACAGGCACAATGCGTGAAGCAAGAGCGGCAAGCTCAATTTCAATCACACCTACATGGCTCTTAAAGCCAAGCTCTTTTTGTACCTGAGGGTGCACAATACCTAATGAACCTACAACCTTGCCATCAAGCACAATGTCAGCGCCCTGACCTGGGTGCAGATATGCAGCCTTGGTTGGTACAAAGCTGTAGCTACTCTTGTTGGCAGTCAGATCAAGCAGTGACTCAAAATCACCCTTTACATCATAATAATCAATCTGACGTGACTGTACCGACCAGCTCTCACTGAACACATCGCCGCAGCATAAAAGAGCAAGCATAGGCTCCTGTCTTACACCGTTTTCGGCACTTTCATCGGCAATATAGCGCAGACCTGTCTCAAAAAGACGTATACGCTTTTGCTGACGGTTTAAATTGTATTTTGCAGCAATGGCAAGACCTGCAAGTAATGTCTCGCGCATAGTTGAAAGCTCAGGTGAAATTGGGTCACAAAGCTTTATACCTTTATCAAATCCTAAGGCATTTAAAACCTTTGGATCGGTAAATGAATAGGTAATAGCCTCAGTATAACCAAGAGCAACGAGCTCATCACGTACACTGCGCAGTGGCAGTGAGCTTTCCTTGCGCTCGACCATAAGCAGTGTATTGTTGATTGGTGCATTTTCAATATTGTTATAACCATAGATACGGGCTACCTCTTCGATAAGATCCTCTTCTATGGCAATATCAAATCTAAATGATGGGCAGGTTGTAACAAAAGTATCCTCAGCATCAGTTGCCCCCTTGATAAACTCAGGATTAAGCCCCAGGCGCTTTAGAATATTCATCACTGTATCATTGTCAATGACCTTGCCCAGCACTCTGTCAAGACGTGATCTGCGCAGTGATACCTTGTGTGAATCATGAATGTTATGTGCTCTCTGACAACTTACAATCTCACCTGCCTGACCGCCGGCTATAGCAATTAAAAGCTCGGTGGCTCTTTCCATGGCCAGAGTTTGAATCTCACAGTCAACACCACGCTCAAAACGATGTGAAGCATCAGTGTTAAGGCCATAGTGACGGGCTCTGCCCTTAATGGCAAGCGGTGAGAAGAAGGCTGACTCTAAAAGCACATTGCAAGTATTGTCATTAATACCTGAGTTAAGACCGCCGAAGATACCGGCAAGAGCCAGTGGACCATTGTCATCGGCAATAATCAGAGTATTGGCATCAAGCTCAACCTCATCGCCAGAGAGCAGTGTGAGCTTCTCATCCTCTCTGCCGCGTCTTACAGTAATGGCGCCGTGCAGACGGTCTAAATCAAATGAATGCAGAGGCTGACCTAACTCAAGCATGACATAATTGGTTACATCAACAATAGGAGATACTGAGCGTATACCGCAGCGGCGCAGCTTTTCTGTCATCCATACAGGTGATGTGGCATGCTGATTGACGCCTTTTATCACACGGCACAGATAGCGTGGACAGTCATCAAATGACTCGACATTTACAGCAAACTTGTCATCAATGGTGGACTCTACAGTCTTGACCTGTACATCCTTGACATCGGTGCTCAAGAGCACACCAACTTCACGGGCAATACCTCTTATTGACAGGCAGTCAGGACGGTTTGAGGTCAGATCAACTTCAATAGTGTTATCCTCAAGTGACAGATACTCACGCAGTGACATGCCAACAGGAGCATCGCATGGCAGCTCAATAATGCCATCTGACTCCTCGGCCATGCCAAGCTCCTTGTAGGAGCAGAGCATACCTGCTGATTCTACACCACGTAATTTGGCAGGTTTGATCTTAAAGTCACCTGGCAGTGTGGCACCAATCTTGGCCAGTGCCACCTTAAGGCCTTTGCAGCAGTTCTTGGCACCGCATACAATCTGTAAAGGGGCGCTTTCACCACAGTCTACTGTTGTAACATGCAGATGATCAGAATCAGGGTGATCCTCACAGGTTAAAACCTCTGCCACAACTACATTGTCAAAGCATCCTGCCACAGGAGAGATTGAGTCAACCTCAAGTCCTGCCATGGTTATCATGTCAGATACTTCCTGTGCGCTTAAATTATTCTCTACGTACTCGTCAAGCCAGTTTTTATTGAATTTCATAATTGTATCTCTATCCTTTAAATGTTAGGCAAACTGCTTTATAAAACGGATGTCATTTTCAAAGAAGGCGCGCAGATCGTTTACGCCATAGCGCAGCATAGTCAGACGCTCAACACCCATACCAAAGGCAAAGCCTACATATTTTTCAGGATCTATATTTACATTTTTGAGCACATTAGGATGCACCATACCGCAGCCTAAAACCTCAAGCCACTTGCCGCCTTTGCGCTTTACATCAACCTCAGCTGAAGGCTCGGTGAACGGGAAGTATGAAGGACGGAAACGTACCTCAAGCTCCTCCTCAAAGAAGTTTCTTAAAAACTCATAAAGAATGCCCTTTAACTCGGCAAATGAAGTGTGTTCCTCAACAAGCAGACCCTCAACCTGATGGAACATAGGAGTATGGGTCATGTCATAGTCATTTCTGTATACACGGCCTGGGGCAATAATGCGTATAGGAGGCTGCTGCTTCTCCATGGTTCTTATCTGTACTGATGAGGTCTGCGATCTTAACAGCAGTGAGTTCTCAAGCATAAAGGTATCATGAGAGGCACGGGCCGGATGATGCGGAGGCAGATTGAGCGCATCAAAGTTATGATAGTCATCCTCAATCTCAGGACCGCCTACTGACACAAAGCCCATGGTTGAAAACAGCTCGGTGATTCTCTCAATTGTTCTGGTGACAGGATGTATATTGCCAACCTCCTGACGACGGCCAGGCAGTGTGATATCAACCTTTTCACTGGCTAATCTGGCATCAAGTAATGCCTTTTCAATAGCATTCTTCTTGTCTTCAATGGCCTTTATTACAAAACTTTTGGCTTCATTGATAAGTGCACCCTGCTTTGGTCTGTCCTCGGCACTGAGTTTTGACAGCTCTTTCATAAATTCGGTAAACAGACCTTTCTTGCCCAAATATTCAACACGTACGGCATCAAGTTCCTGTAAGGTCTGTGCACGCAAAGCAGCTGCTATACCCTGCTCTTTAGCTTCAAGTAATTTATCCATTAAAAAACACCACGTTTAAATTGCAAATTTTGTGTAATTTTAAATTAATTTGTCAATTATCTCACGCTAGCGCCCTAAGTTCACCTATAAATTATGCAAAAGATTTAATTTTATGAGTTTTTTTTATTAATTTTTACTATCTTATGCACTTTTTTATATCAACAGATAGATCTCTATGTATCAAAGAAGAGGAATGATATGTATGAGACCTTGCCCTGTATTGTCTTTTTGCACAAAAAGATGCACCTAAAGAATGACAGGTTTTGACTTTATTTAAATGTAAAGGATAAAAAAATACCGCACATAGTATGCGGTATATATAAGGTGTGATTTTATAAAATTAGGCTTCTATGCTTACACGCAGAGGGCCGGTTGCAGTTGTTGTGCCCTTGTCGTTGTAGGTCATATTGCGGGTGGCCTTGTCACGGGCGCCCATAAGCACAGCAAAAAGACGGCGGTTTGAGGCCAGATCCATATCAATAAGACGGCCGTTGACCATATTCTTCTTTTTGCACTCAAAGAGCTTTTGCTTTAAGACAAGCACATGCTCAAGGAAGGTGCTCTTTAATTCTTCAGAATCAGGATGCAGTCTTATCTTCTGATCATTTGACTGCAGTCTTAACATAACCTTTGATTTTTCCTCAGCTAAGGTTTCAATTGAATTGTAGTCCTTGGCAGTAAGAGCCTTAATCTCTTTACCGAGAATTACAGCAACTGTATCTAAAAGAGAATTCTGCTCTTTTAAATACTCAATCAAGGGTCTTATTGCAGGTTCAGTTTTTACAAACATAATCATCTCTCC
It contains:
- a CDS encoding flagella synthesis protein FlgN, with the protein product MFVKTEPAIRPLIEYLKEQNSLLDTVAVILGKEIKALTAKDYNSIETLAEEKSKVMLRLQSNDQKIRLHPDSEELKSTFLEHVLVLKQKLFECKKKNMVNGRLIDMDLASNRRLFAVLMGARDKATRNMTYNDKGTTTATGPLRVSIEA
- the pheS gene encoding phenylalanine--tRNA ligase subunit alpha encodes the protein MDKLLEAKEQGIAAALRAQTLQELDAVRVEYLGKKGLFTEFMKELSKLSAEDRPKQGALINEAKSFVIKAIEDKKNAIEKALLDARLASEKVDITLPGRRQEVGNIHPVTRTIERITELFSTMGFVSVGGPEIEDDYHNFDALNLPPHHPARASHDTFMLENSLLLRSQTSSVQIRTMEKQQPPIRIIAPGRVYRNDYDMTHTPMFHQVEGLLVEEHTSFAELKGILYEFLRNFFEEELEVRFRPSYFPFTEPSAEVDVKRKGGKWLEVLGCGMVHPNVLKNVNIDPEKYVGFAFGMGVERLTMLRYGVNDLRAFFENDIRFIKQFA